In Leptospira congkakensis, a single window of DNA contains:
- a CDS encoding OmpA family protein: MVFRNQNLKKLIFAFSFAGSFFVSCTSLGIPLESKRHLPVSLQSGCEIRSEERTYRVLFLLPIYSHGLDTNSKSNLNQTNLFVLESKSYAKPWDIVFTALGFLLSFNSSTEIKVYCPQSVVFEFLKNEPLADVSNSKLAHWKAEGQTSPLQMVYFIPDDYQITEESKTKLTTLAREILKSEEPYKVILVGKSHTTGDLAYQVRLVKRRFDEVRQVLNKESIDEKRIRTFISDRDLPSSVKENTSDSQSLIQIFLIKE, translated from the coding sequence ATGGTATTTAGAAATCAGAATTTAAAAAAGTTAATTTTTGCTTTTTCCTTCGCAGGTTCTTTTTTTGTTTCCTGCACTTCTCTTGGAATCCCATTAGAATCGAAACGTCATCTTCCTGTCAGCTTGCAGAGTGGTTGTGAGATAAGGTCGGAAGAACGTACTTATCGTGTATTGTTTTTATTACCTATTTATTCACATGGTTTGGATACGAATTCTAAAAGTAATTTAAACCAGACGAATCTATTTGTATTGGAATCTAAATCTTATGCAAAACCTTGGGATATTGTTTTTACAGCTTTGGGTTTTTTGCTTTCTTTTAACTCTTCGACCGAAATCAAAGTCTATTGTCCCCAATCGGTGGTATTTGAATTTTTAAAAAATGAACCATTAGCGGATGTTTCGAATTCCAAATTAGCACACTGGAAAGCTGAAGGTCAAACATCTCCCCTACAAATGGTATACTTCATCCCTGATGATTATCAGATTACAGAAGAGTCTAAAACTAAGTTGACCACTTTAGCTCGCGAGATTTTAAAATCAGAGGAGCCATATAAAGTAATACTCGTAGGAAAATCGCATACAACGGGTGATTTAGCTTATCAAGTTCGCCTTGTGAAACGTCGTTTTGATGAAGTGAGACAAGTTTTAAATAAAGAGTCGATTGATGAAAAAAGAATCCGAACATTCATTTCTGATAGAGATCTACCAAGTTCCGTTAAAGAAAATACTAGTGATTCCCAGTCTTTAATTCAGATTTTTTTGATTAAAGAATGA